ACGGCGGCTCGTTGACGAACTCCACTCCTGCGGCAATCGAATACATCGAGAACCGTTCCGGATTCGAGACGCTGGCAATCTCATTGGCGAGGTAGACCAGGACCGACGACGACGTGAGATCGAGCTGCTCGGCGACGTTGACCGCATGCGTCGACAGCGGCCGCTCGACGATCATCCGATCCGATTCGAGAGCGAAATAGTTCTTCTCCGGCACCTTCCGCAGATGCATGTGGAAGTCGTCGAGCTGCAGCCGTTGTGCCAGCGAGCCGGTCGCCGCGGAAGCGAGCTTGCTGCCCACGGTCACGTCCCCACCGAAGTTGAAGAGCAACGCATTCACCCGAGCCGGCTTCGCGACCGGATTCCGTGGCGTCGCCCGGACCGCCTGCAGATCGAGTTCTTCCTGCAGCCGACTGAGTCGCACATACGCATTCAAAGGGAGCTGTTGATTCGGCTGCAGGGAGAAGCGGCCGAGCGTTGTTTCCGGTTCGGCGACTCGCGTGACCGTCAGCGGAAAGTTGACGACGAGCTCATCGACATCCCGTTCGCCGAGCAGAGACTCCTGAGGAATCGACTGCGGAATATTGACGTACAGACTCAGCTCATCATCTGGACTTGCCTCCAGCTGTTCGGCCAGCCTTCGGTTAATGACGATGCTCTGATCATCCGGCAGGTTGCCTTCTTCACCGCGGAGCATGGCCCAGAGTCGCTCGTCGAGTCCAACAAGGTTGACCTGCCCGGCTGTGGCGATTTCAGGGTCGGCTCCTTCTTCTGAGGGTTCCATCTCGTGCTGCAAGGAAGCCGTGAGCATGATCGCCGGAGCGATCGAAACGCCGGCCGTATCGGGGTTCTCGCTGAGAGCCTGTTCGAGATCGTCCGTCAGTTCTTCCCGAAAGAAGCGGGAACCGGACATCGCGGCATCGACCTCGGCCAGACGATCGAGCGTCATCTGTCGAAGACTGTAACGCACGGAATCGCCGACGATGAGAGCGCCGGAAATCACGGCCGTGCCAATGGCGACGCCGAGCAGAACCGCCAGATTGGTTCGCCAGTAGTAGCCGAGCGTGCGGAAAACGAGCTGTGTGCGATTCATGGATCAGTCCGGAGACGCGGTCAGACGGAAGCGGGAGAGGCGGTCGAATCAGCCGTAACCAGACGGCCGTCTTCCAGCTGATAACAAGTCGGAAACCGCCGGGCGAGGTCCCAGGAATGGGTCACACAGAGCAGCATCGCTCCCGCTTCCCGGCTCACTTCCAGCAGCAGATCGCCCACGACGCCGGCTGTGGCGGTATCGAGGTTCCCGGTTGGCTCGTCGGCAAGAATCAACTCGGGTTGATTAATCAGTGCCCGGCAGACGGCGACCCGTTGCCGCTCTCCTCCGGACAACTGAGCCGGCAGATGTGTCAGCCGATCTTTCAGTCCGACCCGCTCCAACAGCTGGCCGGCCAGATCGCGTCGGGACTGATCGACACCCGATCCCGCCAGACAGGGAAGCAGAACGTTCTCCACCACATTCAATTGCGGCAGCAGATTGTGGTCCTGAAACACGAAGCCGATGTGGGCGTTGCGGAAGGCGGTCTGCTTCGACTCGCCGCCGGCGACCATGTCCTGTCCGCGCAGCGAAATCTCGCCGGCATCAGGGCGATCGAGCGCACTGATGAGATACAGCAGCGTACTTTTTCCGGAACCGGAAGGTCCGGTAATACTGGCGGCTTCCCCCTGCTTCATCGTCAGGTTGAGTTCACGCAAAATCGAAACGGCCTGCCCGGCCGAGACGTAGCTCTTGAACAAATTGCGGACTTCGAGGGCAGCCGGGGCGTCTTCAGCGGGTGTCTGTTCGGACATGGAACCAATCATCGCTAACAGGTCGGAACATGGTCTACGTTGTTCCTTCCAGTATAGCGAACCGGTCCCGCGAGGTCATGAAGCGGGCGGGGAAACAGCAGGTAGCCCGACCGTCACGCAGGCGGGCCACCCGTTGGACGTTTCTAGAACTCGACGGCAATCTGCTTGTTGTTCGGGTTCTCGGCCAGACGTCGCGCCTGGGCCGCCGAAGTGTCGATGTTCAGGGTCAGCCGGGTTTCCCAGGTTGAGGAATCCGGCGTGAAGTCCCAGTGCAGAATCACGGCACAACTCTGGTGGACCAGTTCAAAGCCCCCCTCGGACTGACTGACCGTTTCCAGCGGATAGGTCCAGATTCCGGCCGGTTGAGAGGTCTCCAGCGAAGCATCGAGCCCCAGCCATTCATCAACCAGACCGATGCGTCGCTGCTCGTGCAGATTCTGCTCGGTGCCGAGATGGCCGATGTTGTTCCCCTCTTCGGCGTAGTAGTAGCGGTTCTCCACACCAGCCGCCATGGCCGAGAAGTTGAACTCGACCGCGAGATGAACCCGCTGGCCCGGCTCAAGATCATCGAGACGGTAAGCGATCTCCAGTTCCGACGGAGCAGCCGTCGACGTGGCGACCGACTTGGTCAACTGTGGCGACTGCCCTTCCCAGCGGCAACGGCGGGTCATCACCGCTTCCACGCGGTTCGGGCTGCGTTTGAGCGTCGTCTGGAAGACTGCCTGTTCGGCTTCGCCGATAAAATCGCCCTGCATGCGGAAGTCTTCCATCGACATTCCCGGCGGCAGGACATGGTCCACGAGACTCTTGCGGGCCCACTGATCGTAAATCAGCTTCAGGTGCAGATTCTCCTGCTTGAAGACAATGTCTTCCGAGACCGAAGCGGTCTCGTTGCTGCCGTCGATCTGCCCGGCTGCGTGTGCGAGAATCGTTTCGTGATACGGCTCGGGACGCCGGTTAAGCGTCGCCAGCAGGTTCACGCGGGATCCCCGAGCATCGAGTTCGTAGAGATGTCCGCCCCTCGCCGGGGCGAGATAACCGACGAGCTGATCGCTGGCGATGCGAACTTCCTGACGGGCATCGAGATTGATATCGCGGGACGAAATCTCCACCCAGCGGCCGGTCTTGCCGGAAAGCTGTTCAACGAGTCCGTCGGCTTCAATCAGATGATGGTAGATGGCGTTTCTCAGGTGCGGCAGATACAGCCCGCCGAAGGCGCCGTGCCAGTACGGGCAGTTACACTGTCCGCGATAGAGATGATCGCGGGCACTCTGGAAGATGGCGGTCTGTTCGATCTCCGGTTTGCTGCGAACCAGCTGATCGAGCCGATCGCTGATCTCCCGCATCCGACAATACATCTCGTGAGCTTCGGGATACTTCACCAGGAAGTTCCGCCAGAAGCCTCCACGAAGTCGACGGCGAATCTCCGGCCAGTCTTCTTCTTTGCGATGCTCGCGATTCAGACGAATCAACTCCAGCTGACGATCGGTCGGCAGCGCCCATTCGGTCATCTCGCGGTAGCTGCAGTCGGGAAGATAGCAGCGTCCCAGCGGAGAGACCTCTTCGACGGCCTGCGAGAACGTGCAGACGCGAACCCAGTCCTGATTATCGGTGAGCAGCTGGAAAAATCGCGTCAGCCATTCGTCGCCGTAAACGTGCTGCTTGGAACCGGGCCAGGTGCCGAACTTTTCGCCATCATCACCAAACGCGACCACGGCGTCCGGCTGTTTTTCGTGAACTTCGCGGAGCCAGTCGATCGTCGCTTCCGGCTCGGCAAACGGAATCGTGTAGCGCAGATGCTCGCTGATCGGGAAGACCGAGAGCATCCGGCCATCGTCTTCAGTCACGAAGTAGCCGTAGAGCTCCTCGTCGCCGAAGCCGGCATTCTTGAAGTGGAAGTCATCGAGCACGGTGTATTCCAGCCCGGCGGCCACGGCATCGCGGGTGAAACTCTGCTCCCAGACACGTTCGGGAACCCACATGCCGCGGGGCTTCTTGCCGAAATGCTGCTCAAGATGCTCGCCGTAAGCCTTCATCTGACCGAAGCGATCGCGGGAAGGAATGCTGGCCAGAATCGGTTCGTAGAACGGACCGCCGAGGATTTCGATCTGTCCCGAGTCCGAAAGCGGCTTGAGCCGCTCGATGTACTCCGGGCGATTCCGCTCGATCCAGTCGATCAGACTGCCCGAGTTGTGCAGCGAGATGCGAACCGCGGGGTAATTCTCCAGCACATCGAGGAACGGCTTGTAGCTGTCCTGATAGGCTTCTTCGACCACGTGATCGAAGTTGCCGACCGGCTGATGATTATGGATGGCCAAAACAAGTCGAATGGGACCGGGCATTCCAGCTGCTTCCTAACTCGATGTCGATCGCCGCGGGGCGGAGCCGCACTGTGAACGCCTCGGACAGCACGGCAGGTTTCCTGTCGCCGCATCATACTCCCTGCAAGCAAGTTAGAAAATGAGAGTTGCAGCACGAATTGCCGCAGAACCCATGAAATGACCGCCGCCGTTAAGATAGGCAATCTGTAAGCCGTGCCAGGAGCAGAAGTCGGGTGCGGAGGGGACCGAATGACTTCGTGCGTCATCTCGGTTGGCTCAGACGCGTGCGTCTGGGCCATCTCTGTTGTGCGACCCGACCCAAAACCACGTGGCTGAAGTCTGATCTTCGATGCGATCTAGGCCCCAGCGAGCTGCTGAGCCGCGAATTCCGGGTACACCGGGTTCACGTAGCTGCCCTGACCGAGTTCCCAGCCGGCGATACCGGCGAGGCGGGGGTAGATTTCCCAGTGCCAGCGGAATCCGCACTCGTCGGCGGCGGCGAAGGGAGCGGTGT
The genomic region above belongs to Rubinisphaera margarita and contains:
- a CDS encoding ABC transporter ATP-binding protein, whose product is MSEQTPAEDAPAALEVRNLFKSYVSAGQAVSILRELNLTMKQGEAASITGPSGSGKSTLLYLISALDRPDAGEISLRGQDMVAGGESKQTAFRNAHIGFVFQDHNLLPQLNVVENVLLPCLAGSGVDQSRRDLAGQLLERVGLKDRLTHLPAQLSGGERQRVAVCRALINQPELILADEPTGNLDTATAGVVGDLLLEVSREAGAMLLCVTHSWDLARRFPTCYQLEDGRLVTADSTASPASV
- a CDS encoding alpha-amylase/4-alpha-glucanotransferase domain-containing protein encodes the protein MPGPIRLVLAIHNHQPVGNFDHVVEEAYQDSYKPFLDVLENYPAVRISLHNSGSLIDWIERNRPEYIERLKPLSDSGQIEILGGPFYEPILASIPSRDRFGQMKAYGEHLEQHFGKKPRGMWVPERVWEQSFTRDAVAAGLEYTVLDDFHFKNAGFGDEELYGYFVTEDDGRMLSVFPISEHLRYTIPFAEPEATIDWLREVHEKQPDAVVAFGDDGEKFGTWPGSKQHVYGDEWLTRFFQLLTDNQDWVRVCTFSQAVEEVSPLGRCYLPDCSYREMTEWALPTDRQLELIRLNREHRKEEDWPEIRRRLRGGFWRNFLVKYPEAHEMYCRMREISDRLDQLVRSKPEIEQTAIFQSARDHLYRGQCNCPYWHGAFGGLYLPHLRNAIYHHLIEADGLVEQLSGKTGRWVEISSRDINLDARQEVRIASDQLVGYLAPARGGHLYELDARGSRVNLLATLNRRPEPYHETILAHAAGQIDGSNETASVSEDIVFKQENLHLKLIYDQWARKSLVDHVLPPGMSMEDFRMQGDFIGEAEQAVFQTTLKRSPNRVEAVMTRRCRWEGQSPQLTKSVATSTAAPSELEIAYRLDDLEPGQRVHLAVEFNFSAMAAGVENRYYYAEEGNNIGHLGTEQNLHEQRRIGLVDEWLGLDASLETSQPAGIWTYPLETVSQSEGGFELVHQSCAVILHWDFTPDSSTWETRLTLNIDTSAAQARRLAENPNNKQIAVEF